aattaTATTATTTGCTGATATTGCATAGTATACAGAGCACCATCAAGAGAGAAAACCTGAGGCATTCATATTATACTGTATGGTCACGCTGTCTATGTACCACTCGACCAGAATACTACATCCATAGAGTTCTTGCTGTTCACCTCTAATttgactagatcaggggtcggcaacgtttgacacgcggctcgccagggtaagcaccctggcgggccgggccagttttatttacccgctgacgcggcaggttcggctgatcgcggcccccactggccgcggttcgccgtcccgggccaatgagggcggcgggaagcggcgcgggcgagcgacgtgctggccgcagcttcccgccgcccccattggcccgggacggcgaaccgcggccagtgggggccgcgatcggccgaacctgccgcgtcagtgggtaaataaaactggcccggcccgccagggtgcttaccctggcgagccgcgtgccaaacgttgccgacccctggactagatcaaTCAGAAGCATAAATTAGCATTTCTCTACACTACAAGAATTATACTGCAGTTGATTAAAAGGCTTTAGTCAGAGATCCCTTTTAAATAAAGTGCCTTCCCTCCCCAATAAAATACTCTTTCCCACTAATGGCCATAGTGTAATGTTATACTATATAGAGTGGTAAGTTCACACAAGCAGATTACTTCCCATGCATATGAGAGTTATAGATCTTATGCTGGGAGTTAACTTCACTCTCCTAGTCAATATGCCTTTCAATAAGACAGGTTCCAAAGTCCAAGGGTGTTTGAAAGCTTTAGTGCATAAGGGCTACCGTATATACCTATAATCGTTACCAGTATATAATTAAGTACTTTGGGATACTTAGAGTGTGTGACTAATCTCAACTATTTTACTTTGCACATTATTTTGGTTCTATACAAAGTTTTCACTAGTTTCCACAAATTCATTCTTCCATTCAAGGCAGTTTGGTCTCTAAATTACATATTTTAGGAACAATAATGAGAAATAAAGTCACTGCCAGTAATCTGCTAATAACCTCCACTGGCAGGATTGTGTGGCATTGTCATGTCTGAAATATGAAGGATAAGCAAAGAACTCTCCTCACATGAGTTTAGGAGACACATGGTATGTGATGGTGGGTTAAGACTAGCATggaaatataaagtgaacacatCGCAAAGATTCGCTTGGTTGTATAGACTCCTGAAAGCTAGTTTTTATAGACATAAAAAAACTGTTTCAGCACGTTAGACACTTATAGCTGGTATGTGGGAGAACTTAACAGTTCAGTGACTACAGATGGTTTTACAGAATATACAGACCATAGTGAGAAGTAGAAGTGTACCCACCTAATTCCCCCTCTACTTACATTCGTCCCTGCTGTAACGGGGATGTTGTCTTTGGGTATTGGCATCTGAATCACTTTTAGCTTTTTCTGTCTTCGGTGCCTGGTTGCAACTAGACCATAAAACACTCTTGCAACAGAATGTAGCTCCTGTTTCTTGCAACACATCAAGTCTGAAATCAGTAGATTCTTTTTGTTCCAAAATACTTTGTGAACACTTTGAGATACTCCCAGAACTTCCATCTATCCATTTTGCAGAGTACCTGGGTACTTGGGAGTCAAATTGTGGAAGCAGTTTTCTGTCTGTCTGATGTCTGAAGTTAAAAAGCTGGTCTTGAGAAGTTTTTGTGCTGTCTGAATCAGAATCCAAATCTTTGTTTTGTGCATACTGTATAATCCTGTTAATTTTTTTGCTCAAGATACTTTTTACTTCTGCATAGGTACTTTTGGAGAGTTTTGATCGTGGGCAGTCCTGATTTGCTAttaaatggaatttttcaaaGCAGTCTCTGTGCCCCCTTAATGATCTTGTGTGTAGAAGATTGGACTTTGGTACCCCTGTAAAGACAGAAATGACATTGACTATGTAAATTGCGTGTTATTCCATAATATTTTTAATACTTAGAAAgcaaatgtttacattttagaAGTTAAATTTGTGGTTCTATATATTGTTTCCAGGACTCTCATACAAAATGTGTTGGCAGTTTTCCATGTAAATGGATCTGAAGAAGACAACTGAGGCTTCAATGAGCACAAAAAGGCCATAAGTATATGCTGCATCAACACTTAAGTATCAGAGTATTAGActtactgtttttgttttggagcgacaaggtgggtgatgtaatatctgttattggacgaacttctgttggtaaaagagacatgCCTTTGAGCTACAAAAAACTCTTCTTTAAATAGTTTTTACCACAAGGCTTGAGAAATCTTATTACCTGTTCATCTTTGATGAGTGGAAAGGCTGAGTGCTCTACATCAACTTCTGCAGAATCCAAGCTTTTActcaaaaaaaagtttctagcccttacagTTTCAAAGATAACCTTCCAAACATGAAGCTAGTGCACAACAATGCACTGGCTTCACCCTGAGTCCCTCTATGGCCAATTAGAGATTCCCAAGCTGCAGCAGAATTAAATTAACAAGACTCAGGTtagttttatttctgattttgaaACTTAAGAGTGTCAGTTTCATACTGTGGCTTAGGAAAGCATGTAGTGCTGAAACGGTTTATGGGGAGAGAGGAACCAAAAGAACAGAAAGCGAGGGAGAAAGACAAGCAATGGAGACCTTCTCTCCCTTTTCTCTTTTCAGTAGCCAGAAGCATCTGGTGGAGAAGAAACAAAATTTCTCACCTTCCAGGAGCTACACAGGTTAAAAGACCCTACTAGCCAGATACAGGAAAGACTGACCTTCAAGTAAGGTCCAAGGACAGATCCCTACCCAGCAGCTGCAGGTTGGGCTTCTCACCAAGATACTGCCTCAGCTCTTCACTGACATCTTTCCACCCTCCATGTTTCATATCTACCATTGGCTAGTATGTGGCAGAAGACAGGTTGTTTTTTTCTGCGCTCTGGTTTATCTACTCTATAGTCTTCAAAGATAATCTGCAAAAGACTTTCAAAGCAAACTGCAGTGATAAATGTATACACATTTCTAGTGTAAACCAGAGAAAGGcaaatcatttttcttttcaggGCTTTCCAATATAACTTAAATATAGCAAATCTGCTTAAATCAAGAGGCAACAAGCCTTTGCTGCAAGCCATTAGATCTTAAAGCCATCAGGGAATAGAAAGATCTGTAAGTCAAAGTTACAGTGAATACATTGCTTAAAAGCCTCCACAGACTTTTGAGATTGATCTTTTCAatacaaccccccacccccgcctctttTCAGCATGAAATGCTGCTATTTTATGCTTATAAAAACTTAGAGTCTCTCGTATCTTTAAGTGAAAGTATTATACAAGTTACTGTATTTTAAGACTCTCTCTTTGTCCAACAGTGCTGCACAGAAAAGAAGCTACTAATGATTTGGATAGGAAGCAGAATGCACAATGAAGTCTGTTCCTTTTGTTGGATGGACAAAAAACAGTCCAATGCAGCAGTAACTAAGGATGCCCTGAAGGTCTTGTGCAagaaaatgggggagggaagacagaAAATGTTTTATCATTAAGTTCAGAATAAATGCAAGTTTCAGTATACAATGTCGCTAAGTGATTAAGTTTTTGCCTAGTATCCATACATGGTGACTGTAATATGGAATGATCAGTTTAAAGAGTAAGTATTGACATAACAATATACTCATTTGTTTCCTTCCATGCAAAACAAGAGAGTCATTAGTCGATAGAGGATGAATTTCTTGGCCCCTTCCCCACAAAGTTAGTTTCTTAACTACGGTtgtttgggggatggggaggatggATGAAAGGAAGTTTAACCTACACCGCCAAACTGATGTCCCAAATctatttagagcaggggtctgcaacgttcggcacgcggctcgccagggtaagcaccctggcgggcagaccaatttatttac
The Emys orbicularis isolate rEmyOrb1 chromosome 1, rEmyOrb1.hap1, whole genome shotgun sequence DNA segment above includes these coding regions:
- the C1H21orf91 gene encoding protein EURL homolog isoform X1, whose translation is MNEEQFVNIDLNDDNVCSVCKLGTEKETLSFCHVCFELNIEEVRPITDITSPTLSLQNKNRVPKSNLLHTRSLRGHRDCFEKFHLIANQDCPRSKLSKSTYAEVKSILSKKINRIIQYAQNKDLDSDSDSTKTSQDQLFNFRHQTDRKLLPQFDSQVPRYSAKWIDGSSGSISKCSQSILEQKESTDFRLDVLQETGATFCCKSVLWSSCNQAPKTEKAKSDSDANTQRQHPRYSRDELNMMTPEEVEQLNEKLLKQIQDVFEELTREVQEKDSLASELNVRHIAIEQLLKNCSKLPCLQVGRAGMKSNVPI
- the C1H21orf91 gene encoding protein EURL homolog isoform X2; the protein is MNEEQFVNIDLNDDNVCSVCKLGTEKETLSFCHVCFELNIEGVPKSNLLHTRSLRGHRDCFEKFHLIANQDCPRSKLSKSTYAEVKSILSKKINRIIQYAQNKDLDSDSDSTKTSQDQLFNFRHQTDRKLLPQFDSQVPRYSAKWIDGSSGSISKCSQSILEQKESTDFRLDVLQETGATFCCKSVLWSSCNQAPKTEKAKSDSDANTQRQHPRYSRDELNMMTPEEVEQLNEKLLKQIQDVFEELTREVQEKDSLASELNVRHIAIEQLLKNCSKLPCLQVGRAGMKSNVPI